A portion of the Punica granatum isolate Tunisia-2019 chromosome 7, ASM765513v2, whole genome shotgun sequence genome contains these proteins:
- the LOC116214676 gene encoding transcription factor GTE10-like, translating to MAPTVPIEFTGQKESRKFLTTQLMGKSRKFSSKGPSTGFVPDYRHVVETMAESEGFGSSGRVDTEMTASDDSYGHKRKCISLNVDGSDSFGVPVQVLSLSKLSGIERKDLKYKLRKELEQVQNLQRRLASLSSNIAALSPSSEIRSFNDGKKRPPGVSTIGSSEVVRNGKKRVAPSCNVARTKKGNFARLEAANPAGTASTTNTVLMKQCAALLKRLMSHQHGWIFNTPVNVVELNIPDYFNVIKNPMDLGTVKSKLDAGEYSSPLGFAADVRLTFSNAMTYNPRGNRVHFMAETLSKNFEMKWKAIEKKISMVVDVQEVPSYTNGHANKVPPLKKQKTISDGTQDRPEPGCQRMTDDEKHKLSMELEALLGELPESIVEFLKEQSSGADQTSEDEIEIDIDALSDGTLLKLRKLLDDYMMEKQRQQGKAEQCEMELHNVSGISNSSLPQSKGDEAVDEDVDIVGGNDPPISSFPPVEIEKDAAHRNSKCSSPSSSSSDSGSSSSDSDTASSSESEPDAAKASGPEVLPSGGLRDQKKGSDGNPDDRNCQASAVDGDSGRLNSEPMPNPNETAGPSEEEESAPPERQISPEKLYRAALLRNRFADTILKAQEKALEKDDKRDPEKLRLQREELERRLREEKAKLQAEARAAEEARKKAEAKAAADAKKKRELERELARQALQQMEKTVDINESSRFMEDLELFRAANDESVPSFLEEVSPDPTENGLGSFKFQGTSNPLEQLGLYMKADDDEDDEEGEHGPGPKPEPEPKPETVQEQDLMPQPEPEPEPEPEPEPEPETHKSEPPNDVEEGEID from the exons ATGGCACCTACTGTCCCTATAGAGTTCACTGGACAGAAGGAATCGCGGAAGTTCTTAACCACACAACTAATGGGGAAGTCGCGGAAGTTCTCTTCCAAAGGGCCATCCACAGGTTTCGTGCCAGATTATAGACATGTTGTTGAGACTATGGCTGAATCCGAAGGCTTTGGGAGCTCTGGAAGGGTTGACACAGAAATGACTGCTTCTGATGACTCCTATGGTCATAAAAGGAAATGCATCAGTTTGAATGTTGATGGAAGTGATAGTTTTGGAGTCCCTGTACAGGTTCTATCACTGTCAAAGTTATCAGGTATTGAGAGGAAGGATCTGAAGTATAAACTGCGAAAGGAGCTTGAACAAGTACAGAATCTGCAGAGAAGACTTGCTTCTTTGAGTTCTAATATTGCTGCACTATCACCTTCTAGTGAAATCCGGAGTTTCAATGATGGGAAGAAGAGACCTCCAGGGGTTAGCACCATTGGTTCATCTGAAGTAGTAAGGAATGGGAAGAAACGTGTTGCTCCATCCTGTAATGTGGCTCGAACGAAGAAGGGTAATTTTGCACGCCTTGAAGCTGCAAATCCAGCTGGAACAGCCAGCACAACCAACACTGTGCTAATGAAACAATGTGCCGCACTCTTAAAACGTTTAATGTCACATCAGCATGGCTGGATCTTCAACACACCGGTCAATGTTGTGGAGTTGAACATCCCAGATTACTTCAACGTGATCAAGAATCCTATGGACCTTGGCACTGTGAAGAGTAAACTAGATGCTGGTGAATATTCCAGCCCTCTAGGTTTTGCTGCAGATGTGCGGCTGACTTTTTCGAATGCAATGACTTACAACCCACGTGGGAACCGTGTGCATTTTATGGCCGAGACACtcagtaaaaattttgaaatgaagTGGAAAGCGATAGAGAAGAAAATCTCAATGGTAGTGGATGTGCAGGAGGTACCGTCCTACACGAATGGTCATGCAAACAAGGTGCCTCCTTTGAAAAAGCAGAAAACTATTTCAGACGGTACTCAGGACAGGCCGGAGCCCGGTTGCCAGAGGATGACAGATGATGAGAAGCATAAGTTGAGCATGGAATTAGAGGCTCTGCTAGGGGAACTGCCAGAGAGCATTGTTGAGTTTCTGAAAGAACAAAGCTCTGGTGCTGACCAGACTAGTGAGGATGAAATAGAGATTGATATAGATGCCCTGAGTGATGGTACGTTATTGAAATTGCGAAAGCTTCTTGATGACTATATGATGGAGAAGCAAAGGCAGCAGGGCAAGGCTGAACAATGTGAAATGGAG CTTCATAACGTGTCAGGAATTAGCAATTCCTCTCTTCCTCAATCCAAAG GCGATGAGGCTGTTGATGAGGATGTAGATATAGTGGGTGGGAATGATCCTCCTATATCAAGCTTCCCTCCTGTAGAGATAGAAAAGGATGCAGCACATAGAAACAGTAAATGCAGTAGTCCAAGCAGCTCCAGTAGTGATTCAGGCTCATCATCTAGTG ATTCAGACACAGCCAGTTCATCCGAAAGTGAACCAGATGCTGCTAAAGCTTCAGGACCG GAAGTCTTGCCCAGTGGAGGACTTAGGGATCAGAAAAAGGGTTCTGACGGTAATCCGGACGATAGAAATT GCCAAGCATCTGCTGTTGATGGGGACAGTGGCAGGCTGAATTCTGAACCTATGCCGAATCCTAATGAAACTGCTGGTCCTAGCGAGG AAGAGGAGAGTGCTCCACCTGAAAGGCAGATCTCCCCTGAGAAGCTTTACCGTGCAGCCCTGCTGAGGAATCGCTTCGCTGACACTATACTAAAAGCTCAAGAAAAGGCGCTTGAGAAG GATGACAAGCGAGACCCTGAAAAGTTGCGATTGCAAAGGGAGGAGTTGGAAAGGCGGTTAAGAGAAG AGAAAGCGAAACTGCAAGCTGAGGCCAGGGCTGCAGAGGAGGCTCGGAAGAAAGCCGAAGCAAAAGCTGCAGCGGATGccaagaagaagagggaactAGAGAGAGAGCTTGCTCGCCAGGCACTTCAACAG ATGGAGAAGACTGTTGATATCAATGAGAGCAGTCGATTCATGGAGGATTTGGAACTGTTCCGGGCTGCAAATGATGAGAGCGTGCCAAGTTTCTTAGAGGAGGTAAGTCCAGATCCCACTGAGAATGGCCTCGGTAGCTTCAAATTCCAGGGCACTAGCAACCCATTGGAGCAGCTGGGTCTGTACATGAAggctgatgatgatgaggatgatgaaGAAGGTGAGCATGGGCCTGGACCCAAGCCAGAACCGGAGCCCAAGCCTGAGACAGTGCAAGAACAGGACCTCATGCCTCAGCCCGAGCCCGAGCCTGAGCCTGAGCCTGAGCCTGAGCCTGAGCCTGAGACACACAAAAGTGAGCCGCCCAACGATGTGGAGGAGGGTGAAATTGATTGA